From the genome of Solidesulfovibrio carbinolicus, one region includes:
- a CDS encoding NADH-quinone oxidoreductase subunit B/C/D yields MTSTADQLFRPADAVINWARKNSLWPFFFGLSCCFVEEATAWGPRYDIARFGSEVFRGSPRQADVLIVSGTMFKKIAPVALQLYEQMSDPKWVISMGSCSNSGGMYDVYSVVQGSDQILPVDVYIPGCPPRPEAVFEGLMLLQKKIDAGERPTRPVLHLPGGSQGGREDYLVDGRTKARDTRGPGYAGIPIRGTAATEPRFAGSRAEVLWTPPAPGLTLSREQEVLAADLAAVYGDEARLAAGPDAPGDMPTFTVAPSRIADVLAHLKHKAPTRFERLEDLTAIDETARKTPVGHEATAVYTLTSLSRATMVRLLCPLQSRDATLPTATGVWSAANWYEREAAEMFGLRFDGHPDPRRLLTHRDWVSHPLRKDYEGRATNMPAFTREDCARLAPVDAAEILGERAKDGDYLLNFGPHHYATHGIIRFVMALRGERIKAMGIDIGYHHRGVEKIGERQTWHQFIPYTDRVDYLSGIANNLSYVTAVEKLAGIEVPPRAAYARVMLSELFRLSNHLMYFGTFLQDLGMMSPIFYALREREMVLDIIETVTGGRLHPSWLRLGGLAADLPEGWKEQVEAFVKIFPARLKEYHAGVTKNPIVKARTKGVGGITAAEATDRGVTGPNLRAAGVSWDRRKAMPYGAYADFDFDVPTRQNGDCYDRYLVRMDEMRESLRIIKQAAARMPEGRHLSADARYCLPQKDAALRDIESLIHHFVNVTRGPRLPSGMAYAATEAPRGEQGYFVVSDGGCHAYRMRIRTPGFANVQALPHIIEGLSIADCVAVLASYDYILPDIDR; encoded by the coding sequence GTGACCTCGACCGCCGACCAGCTTTTCCGCCCGGCCGACGCCGTCATCAACTGGGCCCGCAAAAACAGCCTCTGGCCCTTTTTCTTCGGGCTTTCCTGCTGCTTCGTCGAGGAAGCCACGGCCTGGGGACCGCGCTACGACATCGCCCGCTTCGGTTCGGAGGTCTTTCGGGGTTCGCCCCGGCAGGCCGACGTGCTCATCGTTTCGGGCACGATGTTTAAAAAGATCGCCCCGGTGGCCCTGCAGCTCTACGAACAGATGAGTGACCCCAAGTGGGTCATCTCCATGGGCTCGTGCAGCAATTCCGGCGGCATGTACGACGTCTATTCCGTCGTTCAAGGCTCGGACCAGATTTTGCCCGTCGACGTCTACATCCCGGGCTGCCCGCCCCGGCCCGAGGCGGTTTTCGAGGGGCTCATGCTCCTGCAAAAAAAGATCGACGCCGGCGAACGCCCCACCCGGCCGGTCTTGCACCTGCCCGGCGGCTCCCAAGGCGGGCGCGAGGATTATCTTGTCGATGGCCGCACCAAGGCCCGCGACACGCGCGGCCCGGGGTACGCCGGCATCCCCATCCGGGGCACGGCCGCCACCGAACCGCGTTTTGCCGGCTCCCGGGCCGAGGTGCTGTGGACCCCGCCGGCCCCGGGACTGACGCTTTCCCGCGAACAGGAAGTGCTGGCCGCCGATCTGGCCGCCGTCTACGGCGACGAAGCCCGGCTCGCGGCCGGCCCGGACGCGCCCGGCGACATGCCGACCTTTACCGTCGCGCCAAGCCGCATCGCCGACGTCCTGGCCCATCTGAAACACAAGGCCCCCACCCGCTTCGAGCGGCTGGAAGACCTGACCGCCATCGACGAAACCGCCCGCAAGACTCCGGTCGGCCACGAAGCCACGGCCGTGTATACCCTGACCTCGCTGTCCCGGGCGACCATGGTGCGGCTTCTCTGCCCGCTGCAAAGCCGCGACGCCACGTTGCCCACGGCCACGGGCGTATGGAGCGCGGCCAACTGGTACGAGCGCGAGGCGGCCGAGATGTTCGGCCTGCGCTTTGACGGCCACCCCGATCCCCGGCGACTTTTAACCCACCGCGACTGGGTCAGCCATCCCCTGCGCAAGGACTACGAGGGACGGGCCACCAACATGCCGGCCTTCACCCGCGAGGACTGCGCGCGCCTGGCCCCGGTGGACGCCGCCGAGATCCTTGGGGAGCGGGCCAAGGACGGCGATTATCTGCTCAATTTCGGCCCCCACCACTACGCCACCCACGGCATCATCCGCTTCGTCATGGCCCTTCGCGGCGAGCGCATCAAAGCCATGGGCATCGACATCGGCTACCACCACCGGGGCGTGGAAAAGATCGGCGAACGCCAGACCTGGCACCAGTTCATCCCCTACACCGACCGGGTGGACTACCTGTCCGGCATCGCCAACAACCTGTCCTACGTGACGGCCGTGGAGAAGCTGGCCGGCATCGAGGTTCCGCCCCGGGCGGCCTATGCCCGGGTCATGCTCTCGGAGTTGTTCCGGCTGTCCAACCACCTCATGTATTTCGGCACCTTCCTGCAGGACCTCGGCATGATGAGCCCCATCTTCTACGCTCTGCGGGAGCGCGAGATGGTGCTGGACATCATCGAGACCGTAACCGGCGGCCGGCTGCATCCTTCCTGGCTGCGCCTGGGCGGCCTGGCCGCCGATCTGCCCGAGGGCTGGAAGGAGCAAGTCGAGGCGTTTGTCAAAATCTTCCCGGCCCGGCTCAAGGAATACCACGCCGGGGTGACCAAAAATCCCATCGTCAAGGCCCGGACCAAGGGCGTGGGCGGCATCACGGCAGCCGAGGCCACGGACCGGGGCGTCACCGGCCCCAACCTGCGCGCCGCCGGGGTGAGTTGGGACCGGCGCAAGGCCATGCCCTACGGGGCCTACGCCGACTTCGACTTCGACGTGCCCACCCGCCAAAACGGCGACTGCTACGACCGCTACCTCGTGCGCATGGACGAGATGCGCGAGAGCCTGCGCATCATCAAACAGGCGGCGGCCAGGATGCCGGAAGGCCGCCATCTCTCGGCCGACGCCCGCTACTGCCTGCCCCAGAAGGACGCGGCGCTTAGAGACATCGAAAGCCTCATCCACCATTTCGTCAATGTGACGCGCGGCCCGCGCCTGCCCTCGGGCATGGCCTACGCGGCCACCGAAGCGCCGCGCGGCGAGCAGGGCTATTTCGTGGTCTCCGACGGCGGCTGCCATGCCTACCGGATGCGCATCCGCACTCCGGGATTCGCCAACGTCCAGGCCCTGCCGCACATCATCGAAGGGCTTTCCATCGCCGACTGCGTGGCCGTGCTGGCCTCCTACGACTACATCCTGCCGGACATCGACCGATAA
- a CDS encoding HlyD family type I secretion periplasmic adaptor subunit translates to MLQKFRPKKDSVPVHREVIEFHPDAEELELTPLPRATRLVLHSILGLLAFLLLWACFAETDKVIATSGKIVSSEKNIIIAPLQDSIIRSIDVRLGSVVKKGDVLVRLDPTFSNADASRIQVDETYQKLLIARLESELSGLPLSPPAGATPQEVESQVKLLAGRLEEFTAKLRSFNTKIAEMQQSIVAGQRQYTQMDKQVQVAQELVGMRKKVYEQGSDSRLSMLEAENHLAQTNVSMEQLKGSLEAKRHNLAQALAEKEGFIENWRNVVANQLSEARKTLQTLQEDASKAKRLHELSVIAAPSDAVVLDIANFNPGTVIKSGETMMALVPLDSPLEAAVFIGTDDIGYIRPNDIATLKLDTYPFQKFGYLDGELRTLAEDAQYLDTPSGRRLVYEGRIRITGMEHMRSLPKDFRLVPGMTLSADIKVGSRTVITYITWPLIRVFGESIREP, encoded by the coding sequence ATGTTACAAAAATTTCGTCCCAAGAAAGATTCCGTTCCCGTCCACAGGGAGGTGATTGAATTCCATCCTGACGCGGAAGAGCTGGAGCTCACGCCGCTGCCACGAGCAACCAGGCTCGTGTTGCATTCCATTCTCGGCCTCCTGGCTTTTCTGCTGCTCTGGGCCTGCTTCGCGGAAACGGACAAGGTCATCGCGACTTCCGGAAAAATCGTTTCTTCCGAAAAAAACATCATTATCGCGCCGTTGCAGGACTCCATCATCCGCTCCATCGACGTCCGCCTGGGTTCCGTGGTTAAAAAGGGTGATGTCCTGGTACGCCTCGACCCCACCTTTTCCAACGCCGACGCTTCTCGCATCCAGGTCGATGAAACCTATCAAAAGCTCCTGATCGCCCGTCTGGAGAGCGAACTCTCCGGCCTGCCCCTGTCGCCGCCAGCCGGGGCCACGCCCCAGGAGGTTGAAAGCCAGGTCAAATTGCTGGCCGGCCGCCTGGAAGAGTTCACGGCCAAGCTGCGCAGCTTCAACACCAAGATCGCTGAAATGCAGCAAAGCATCGTGGCCGGCCAGCGCCAATACACCCAGATGGACAAGCAGGTGCAGGTGGCCCAGGAACTGGTGGGCATGCGCAAGAAGGTCTACGAGCAGGGGTCGGATTCCCGGCTGTCCATGCTGGAGGCGGAAAACCATCTGGCCCAGACCAACGTCTCCATGGAACAACTCAAGGGTTCCCTGGAAGCCAAACGCCACAATCTGGCCCAGGCCCTGGCCGAAAAGGAAGGCTTTATCGAGAACTGGCGCAATGTCGTCGCCAACCAACTCAGCGAAGCCCGCAAGACGCTCCAAACCCTCCAGGAAGACGCCTCCAAAGCCAAGCGCCTGCACGAATTGTCCGTCATCGCCGCTCCCAGCGACGCCGTGGTCTTGGACATCGCCAATTTCAACCCCGGCACGGTCATCAAAAGCGGCGAAACCATGATGGCTCTCGTCCCGCTGGATTCGCCCCTGGAAGCCGCCGTCTTCATCGGCACCGACGACATCGGCTACATCCGCCCAAACGATATCGCCACGCTCAAGCTCGATACCTATCCTTTCCAAAAATTCGGCTACCTGGACGGTGAATTGCGCACCCTCGCCGAAGACGCTCAGTACCTCGACACGCCAAGCGGCCGCCGCCTCGTCTACGAGGGACGCATCCGCATCACCGGCATGGAACACATGCGCAGCCTGCCCAAGGACTTCCGTCTGGTGCCCGGCATGACGCTTTCCGCCGACATCAAGGTCGGCTCCCGCACCGTCATCACCTACATCACCTGGCCGCTTATCCGCGTTTTCGGCGAATCCATCCGAGAACCTTAA
- a CDS encoding glycosyltransferase, protein MRNLPAVINVVVPVYKGLAETRACLESVLRAAGQARPRLIVVNDASPDSRLTDWLRQLAGAGHIILLENPANLGFPASANRGMAYGPAHDVVLLNSDALVFDGWLDRLAAAAHSAPDIATATPFSNNATICSYPAFNADNPLPGDIAPAALDALLARINAGRTCDIPTGVGFCLYIRRDALSALGDFDVAAFGRGYGEENDFCRRAVALGWRNVLCADVYVVHAGGASFGATKDAALARNLATLAARHPDYLDIIAGFTRRDPALPLRRAADMARLTRTARAPLILRLCHGLDGGTARRLAEEAAELAEIGYDAGLLVPAAHAVTPEPAEPDNRVRLTLTGAPDTPNLVYALPDDWAALVADLRALGTAGVVLHHFLDLPESVLSLPEALGVPYEARVHDYAWFCPRITLLDDTGLPCDEPAPEDCLRCVAAGVPLENDLPPAPQLVARSARLLAGAGRVLAPSRDAAARLARHFPDAPLMVAPHPEPAFAPPPFPAFLPWDGRTPLRLALIGAIGSHKGYEVLLAMARDAARRELPLAFAVAGFTKDDFALFGTGRVFVTGRYAEGEAEAVVRELGCQAALCLSVWPETWCYALTEAWRAGLWTVGFDIGAVGERIAAAGFGWRLPLTLSGREVNDRLLALFARPPVPGGLA, encoded by the coding sequence ATGCGTAACCTGCCTGCCGTCATCAATGTGGTGGTCCCGGTCTACAAGGGCCTGGCCGAAACCCGGGCCTGCCTGGAATCGGTCCTTCGCGCCGCCGGGCAGGCCCGGCCCCGGCTCATCGTGGTCAACGACGCCTCGCCCGATTCACGCCTGACCGACTGGCTGCGCCAGCTGGCCGGGGCCGGACACATCATCCTGCTCGAAAACCCGGCCAACCTCGGTTTCCCGGCCTCGGCCAACCGGGGCATGGCCTACGGTCCGGCCCACGACGTCGTGCTGCTCAACAGCGACGCCCTGGTTTTCGACGGCTGGCTCGACCGTCTGGCCGCCGCCGCCCACAGCGCCCCGGACATCGCCACGGCCACGCCCTTTTCCAACAACGCCACCATCTGCTCCTATCCGGCGTTCAACGCCGACAATCCCCTGCCCGGCGACATCGCCCCGGCCGCCCTGGACGCGCTTTTGGCCCGGATAAACGCCGGCCGGACCTGCGACATCCCCACGGGCGTGGGGTTTTGCCTCTACATCCGCCGCGACGCGCTCTCAGCCCTGGGCGATTTCGACGTCGCCGCCTTTGGCCGGGGCTACGGCGAGGAAAACGATTTTTGCCGCCGGGCCGTGGCCTTGGGCTGGCGCAACGTGTTGTGCGCCGACGTTTACGTCGTCCACGCCGGCGGGGCCTCCTTCGGGGCGACGAAAGACGCCGCCCTGGCCCGCAATCTGGCGACCCTGGCCGCGCGCCATCCCGACTACCTGGACATCATAGCCGGTTTCACCCGGCGCGATCCGGCCCTGCCCCTGCGCCGGGCGGCGGACATGGCCCGCTTGACGCGCACGGCCCGCGCGCCGCTGATCCTGCGCCTGTGCCACGGCCTGGACGGCGGCACGGCCCGGCGGCTGGCCGAGGAAGCGGCCGAACTGGCGGAGATTGGCTACGACGCCGGGCTGCTCGTCCCGGCCGCTCATGCCGTGACACCTGAGCCGGCCGAGCCGGACAACCGGGTGCGCCTGACCCTGACCGGCGCGCCGGACACGCCAAATCTCGTCTACGCCCTGCCGGACGACTGGGCGGCGCTTGTGGCCGACCTGCGCGCCCTGGGCACGGCCGGGGTCGTCCTCCACCATTTCCTCGATCTGCCCGAGAGCGTGCTGTCCCTGCCCGAGGCCCTGGGCGTGCCTTACGAGGCCCGCGTCCACGATTACGCCTGGTTTTGCCCGCGCATCACGCTGCTCGACGACACGGGTCTGCCCTGCGACGAACCCGCGCCCGAGGATTGCCTGCGCTGCGTGGCGGCGGGCGTGCCCCTGGAAAACGATCTGCCGCCCGCGCCGCAGCTCGTGGCCCGCTCGGCCCGGCTCCTGGCCGGGGCCGGCCGGGTGCTGGCCCCCTCCCGGGATGCGGCCGCCCGCCTGGCCCGGCATTTTCCGGACGCGCCGCTTATGGTCGCGCCCCATCCCGAACCGGCCTTCGCCCCGCCGCCGTTCCCGGCGTTTCTCCCCTGGGACGGCCGCACGCCCCTGCGGCTGGCCCTTATCGGGGCCATCGGCTCCCACAAGGGCTACGAGGTGCTCTTGGCCATGGCCCGGGACGCGGCCCGGCGCGAACTGCCGCTGGCCTTTGCCGTGGCCGGCTTCACCAAGGACGATTTCGCGCTTTTCGGCACGGGCCGGGTGTTCGTCACCGGCCGCTACGCCGAGGGCGAAGCCGAGGCCGTGGTGCGGGAACTGGGTTGCCAGGCGGCGCTGTGCCTGTCGGTGTGGCCGGAAACTTGGTGCTACGCCCTGACCGAAGCCTGGCGGGCCGGGCTGTGGACCGTGGGCTTCGACATCGGGGCCGTGGGCGAGCGCATCGCCGCTGCGGGCTTTGGCTGGCGGCTGCCCCTGACGCTGTCCGGCCGGGAGGTCAACGACCGGCTGCTGGCCCTTTTCGCCCGGCCACCGGTTCCGGGGGGACTGGCGTAA
- a CDS encoding glycosyltransferase family 4 protein, with translation MCASPAPGFALPPPLRLAWTLRDDIRANLRLAGLAGETDFAVWWLCCGHEAFPAAAANVELDRERLLHEIVDHGETPDTPPITRLMDFVWRFRASETARFDRDSAAGRAAFAAWFFTSAVPEMGLWHLLSPEQQTWLHEATTPPLTPVGLPVPRLARLVWAARDDVRGAYAPDTAEGALGLLAWYVLYGAAEMGHSGDLTWRPPLPLDAPEPELGGLSRRAVLAWTADDTARKSLDPARPEHHPAIMALVRPVETNRSSPPCRKKAAAACLVRGGPPRQDFGVNIIGYARGELGIGEDSRMFAQALAAADVPFAVVNVPAGAAVRQTDGWLDACLVSELPYPVSVFCLTGLDTARLWLEHGDTLFAGRRNIGYWPWELPAWPVALHDAYGLVDELWLSSTYTRDAFAASSPVPTFLAPMAVSVDRLTPVPRSRFGLPEDRFLFLYVFDWNSYPARKNPQAAIDAFRRAFPTGREPVGLVLKTMNARPEDPRRQLLQAAAAADRRIAVLAETLDRGEALGLFAACDAYVSPHRAEGFGRTLAEAMLLGRPVIATAHSGNADFLTPDTGFPVAYRLVPVGQDEYPFGEGLLWADPDVESLAAHMRLAANQPTLARRRALAGRERIAARHAPHSVGKAYRRRLQEIAGLAPG, from the coding sequence ATGTGCGCCTCCCCTGCCCCCGGCTTCGCCCTGCCCCCGCCGCTGCGCCTGGCCTGGACCCTTCGCGACGACATCCGGGCCAATCTCCGCCTGGCCGGCCTGGCCGGAGAAACCGATTTCGCCGTCTGGTGGCTGTGCTGCGGCCACGAGGCGTTTCCCGCCGCCGCCGCCAACGTGGAACTCGACCGGGAGAGGCTGCTGCACGAGATCGTGGATCATGGCGAAACGCCGGACACCCCGCCGATCACCAGGCTCATGGATTTCGTCTGGCGTTTTCGCGCCAGTGAGACGGCCCGATTCGACCGCGACAGCGCCGCCGGACGCGCGGCCTTCGCGGCTTGGTTTTTCACCAGCGCCGTGCCGGAGATGGGGCTTTGGCACCTGCTGTCACCGGAACAACAGACATGGCTCCATGAGGCGACCACGCCGCCGTTGACTCCGGTCGGCCTGCCTGTGCCGCGCTTGGCCAGGCTTGTCTGGGCGGCCCGGGACGACGTGCGCGGAGCCTATGCTCCGGACACGGCCGAGGGCGCGCTGGGTCTGCTCGCCTGGTACGTGCTCTATGGCGCGGCCGAAATGGGGCACTCTGGAGATCTGACCTGGCGGCCGCCCCTGCCCCTGGACGCGCCGGAGCCGGAACTGGGCGGCCTGTCCCGCCGAGCCGTGCTGGCCTGGACGGCCGATGACACCGCCCGAAAAAGCCTTGATCCGGCCAGGCCCGAGCATCATCCGGCCATCATGGCCCTTGTCCGGCCCGTGGAGACCAACCGATCCAGCCCACCGTGCCGAAAAAAAGCCGCTGCCGCCTGCCTGGTGCGCGGCGGTCCACCACGCCAGGACTTTGGCGTCAACATCATCGGTTACGCGCGGGGGGAGCTTGGCATCGGCGAGGACTCGCGCATGTTCGCCCAGGCCCTGGCCGCGGCCGATGTCCCCTTCGCCGTGGTCAACGTGCCGGCCGGCGCGGCCGTACGCCAGACCGACGGTTGGCTCGACGCCTGTCTCGTCAGTGAACTCCCCTATCCCGTCAGCGTTTTTTGCCTCACAGGCCTGGACACGGCCCGGCTGTGGCTGGAGCACGGCGACACGCTTTTCGCCGGACGCCGCAACATCGGCTACTGGCCCTGGGAGCTGCCGGCCTGGCCGGTCGCCTTGCACGACGCCTATGGCTTGGTGGACGAACTCTGGCTGTCCTCGACCTATACCCGCGACGCGTTTGCCGCCTCCTCGCCCGTGCCGACCTTCCTGGCGCCCATGGCCGTGTCCGTGGACCGCTTGACCCCGGTCCCTCGGTCGCGCTTCGGCCTGCCCGAGGACCGCTTTCTTTTTCTCTACGTCTTTGACTGGAACTCCTACCCGGCCCGCAAGAACCCCCAAGCCGCCATCGACGCCTTCCGCCGGGCCTTTCCCACCGGCCGCGAACCGGTTGGGCTGGTGCTTAAGACCATGAACGCCCGCCCCGAGGACCCCAGGCGGCAACTGCTCCAGGCGGCGGCCGCCGCCGACCGCCGCATCGCCGTGTTGGCCGAAACCCTGGACCGGGGCGAGGCGCTTGGGCTTTTCGCCGCCTGCGACGCCTACGTCTCCCCCCACCGGGCCGAGGGCTTCGGCCGCACCCTGGCCGAGGCCATGCTTCTTGGCCGGCCGGTCATCGCCACGGCCCATTCCGGCAACGCCGACTTCCTGACCCCGGACACCGGCTTTCCCGTGGCCTACCGCCTTGTTCCGGTCGGCCAGGACGAGTATCCTTTCGGCGAAGGCCTGCTGTGGGCGGACCCAGATGTGGAGAGTCTGGCGGCACACATGCGGCTGGCGGCCAACCAACCGACCCTGGCCCGGCGTCGGGCCCTGGCCGGGCGCGAACGCATCGCCGCCAGGCACGCTCCACACAGCGTCGGCAAAGCCTATCGGCGACGATTGCAGGAGATTGCCGGACTTGCGCCGGGTTGA
- a CDS encoding NADH-quinone oxidoreductase subunit A, translating to MPQPLAYVPLDAPFSPWNPGALPLVVYIGIVCGVMAIILFLSGFLTRRRPSPAKQQPYECGIIPTGPGRFRYPVPFFLVAVLFLLFDVETAYIIAYAAAWPELGLAGYLRMAVFIIVLGIGLAYAWSKGALDWDEEEGL from the coding sequence ATGCCCCAGCCCCTGGCCTACGTCCCCCTGGACGCGCCCTTTTCCCCCTGGAATCCCGGGGCGCTGCCCCTTGTCGTCTATATCGGCATCGTCTGCGGCGTCATGGCCATCATCCTTTTCCTCTCCGGCTTTTTGACCCGCCGCCGGCCAAGCCCCGCCAAGCAACAGCCCTACGAGTGCGGCATCATCCCCACCGGACCGGGCCGGTTCCGCTATCCCGTGCCCTTTTTCCTCGTAGCCGTGCTGTTTTTGCTCTTTGACGTCGAAACCGCCTACATCATCGCCTACGCCGCCGCCTGGCCGGAACTGGGACTGGCCGGCTACCTGCGCATGGCCGTTTTCATCATCGTCCTGGGCATCGGGCTGGCCTACGCCTGGTCCAAGGGAGCCCTCGACTGGGACGAGGAGGAAGGCCTGTGA
- the nuoE gene encoding NADH-quinone oxidoreductase subunit NuoE, with protein sequence MSPLPPELQAELRRLVTAVDNPREAAVDVMYALQHHYGYLCDEAMHRAAEVLGMTTLELESLATFYDYLYRRPVGRYVIHVCDSVVCWMFHQDSIFDYLCRTLGVPPGGTTEDGLFTVLPAACVGNCHNAPTMLINGRFYDRLTPEAVDAVIAELRAGTEEPVRCK encoded by the coding sequence ATGTCGCCCCTGCCGCCCGAACTTCAAGCCGAACTGCGCCGCCTCGTCACCGCCGTGGACAATCCCCGCGAGGCCGCCGTGGACGTCATGTACGCCCTGCAGCACCACTACGGCTATCTCTGCGACGAAGCCATGCACCGGGCCGCCGAGGTCCTCGGCATGACCACCCTCGAACTCGAATCCCTGGCCACCTTCTACGACTACCTCTACCGCCGGCCCGTAGGACGCTACGTCATCCACGTCTGCGACTCGGTGGTCTGCTGGATGTTCCACCAGGATTCCATCTTCGACTACCTCTGCCGCACCCTGGGCGTGCCGCCCGGCGGCACCACCGAAGACGGCCTGTTTACCGTGCTGCCGGCGGCCTGCGTGGGCAACTGCCACAACGCCCCGACCATGCTTATAAACGGCCGCTTCTACGACCGTCTCACCCCCGAGGCCGTGGACGCCGTCATCGCCGAACTGCGGGCGGGAACCGAGGAGCCGGTGCGATGCAAGTAG
- a CDS encoding glycosyltransferase translates to MAHPQRTILFVHRDFPAQFQGLAEHFVRQPATRVCAIREAGRQAPLPGVVDAPYHDIGQAPPQLQALARNLEEQIRRGAAVLETARNLRRNGLVPDLVYAHPGWGEALFLKDVFPEARHVCYCEHHYDPKGPEAAFDPEYPLAQFQWPTVRLQKTAGLLALEACHRGVSPTAWQRQGYPAGLRDKIEVIHEGVDTDVVRPDPAARLLLPAHGLALAPGDEVVTYVARDLEPYRGFHTFMRALPRLLRLRPRCRVLIIGGDGVSYGLRLPDGQTYRERYLAECPVAPGRVHFLGKLAYPDYLAALAMSACHVYLTYPFVLSWSCLEAMAAGCLLVASDTEPVREVVAHGLNGLLVDFFDHQTLAEQVAEALARGRELSPLRALARETIATRYDRDRVCLPAQVRLIEQTLAGDFDAHA, encoded by the coding sequence ATGGCCCACCCCCAGCGCACCATCCTGTTTGTCCACCGCGACTTCCCAGCCCAGTTCCAGGGCTTGGCCGAACATTTTGTACGCCAGCCGGCCACCCGCGTGTGCGCCATCCGGGAGGCCGGCCGGCAGGCCCCCCTGCCCGGCGTCGTCGATGCCCCCTACCACGACATCGGCCAGGCCCCTCCCCAGCTCCAGGCCCTGGCCCGCAACCTTGAGGAACAGATTCGACGCGGCGCGGCCGTGCTGGAAACGGCCCGCAACCTGCGCCGGAACGGGTTGGTTCCGGACCTGGTCTACGCCCACCCCGGCTGGGGTGAAGCCCTGTTTTTAAAGGACGTCTTTCCCGAGGCGCGCCATGTCTGCTACTGCGAGCACCACTACGACCCCAAGGGCCCCGAAGCCGCCTTTGACCCCGAATACCCCCTGGCCCAGTTCCAGTGGCCCACGGTGCGGCTGCAAAAAACCGCCGGGCTGCTGGCCCTGGAAGCCTGCCATCGCGGCGTTTCACCCACGGCCTGGCAGCGCCAGGGCTATCCGGCCGGACTGCGGGACAAAATCGAGGTCATCCACGAAGGCGTGGACACGGACGTCGTGCGCCCCGATCCGGCCGCCCGGCTCCTCCTGCCCGCGCACGGCCTCGCCCTGGCCCCGGGCGACGAGGTGGTCACCTACGTGGCCCGCGACCTGGAACCCTACCGGGGCTTCCACACCTTCATGCGCGCCTTGCCGCGTCTGCTGCGCCTGCGGCCCCGGTGCCGGGTGCTTATCATCGGCGGCGACGGCGTGAGCTACGGTCTGCGCCTGCCGGACGGCCAGACCTACCGGGAGCGCTACCTGGCCGAATGCCCGGTGGCCCCGGGGCGGGTCCATTTCCTGGGCAAGCTTGCCTACCCCGACTATCTGGCCGCCCTGGCCATGTCGGCCTGCCATGTCTACCTCACCTATCCCTTTGTGCTGTCCTGGTCGTGCCTGGAAGCCATGGCCGCCGGCTGCCTGCTGGTAGCTTCGGACACCGAACCGGTGCGCGAGGTGGTGGCCCATGGCTTAAACGGCCTGCTCGTGGATTTTTTCGACCACCAGACCCTGGCCGAGCAGGTGGCCGAAGCCCTGGCCCGGGGCCGGGAACTCTCCCCCCTGCGCGCCCTGGCCCGGGAAACCATCGCCACCCGCTACGACCGGGACCGTGTCTGCCTGCCGGCCCAGGTCCGGCTGATCGAGCAAACCCTGGCCGGAGACTTCGATGCCCACGCCTGA